The genome window TGGATTGAAGGTTACAAGTGGATTGAAGGGTATTAAATCTCTTgctagtcaaaattgaatagaaagaGTTTTAATCCCCTCAATCCCCATACCTAGAGATGAAGAGCAAAAATATTCTAGTGCCTGCATTTCTTGCATTGTTCAGCGAAAAGAACTATACAGTGTCGGACAAGAAGCTGTTGAACTGTGAACACAGCCATAACTGGAATGTTTCAGCATGCATAGAAACTCAAGTACTAGATTGTTCAGGTACCACTGATCAGAACAAGCATATCATATATTCATAGAGGGGTTGCCATGATAAGCTCAGCTCACCGCAGCATCGAAGCGTTGGACTGCTGTCACTGGGAAATACTGCCCTTTCTCCAGCCGACCCTACGTACATATACAGACACTGAATCAATCAGTCAAGCAGCAAACCAGAAAACGTAGTCCATGGCACCTGTTAAAACATATGGGTCTTCACCTTTGCAGTGAAGATAAGCATCCACGTCCTGCCTGGAGACTCGGTACCACCGAGTGTCTCAAAGAATGCCGACGTGTCGAGTTTTGCCTTCTTGATCTTGGACAGCGCCGAGAGAATTTCCGGGGCAGGTACTTTCCTCGTCTTGGCTGCCACCTTGAGCACCTTCACACTGTCCGCGACAGCCTACGCTAAACCCACATTTAAAAAAAAGGTTTTTTACTAGTTGCGTAACAGGGAACCTTGTAAAGAACCATGAAACTTCCAAGAAATTATGAAGCGATGGCATTAATGGCTAAATGATACTTTCAAGAAAATAACCAAGCACATTTTCCATGTGAATTCAACAAGTGCGTGGGCAATTTCATTATCCAAGCAAGttggattttttttcttcttctttctgataGAGACCACATATCCTATGGCAGAAAGTAAAACTACTAATGCTATATACAGCCCCTATGTGTACTCACAGACAGAGATTCCTGCGGCGAGGACGAGGGCGAGGACTCTTTCTCGACTTCCGGGGACGCGGCGGAGGAAGCAGTGAGTGAGATGCCACGGCGACGGTTGGGGGAGCCGCGGAGACGCAGGTGTAGCGGGGGCTGGGGTCGGGACGGGAGGGAGAAGCGTGGAGCGAAGGCCGTGGAAGCTTGGAGCAAGCAGGCAGACGACGCCATCGTCGTCGTCTTCGTTCCTTGGGATTCGATCGAGAGAGCGGTGCTGCAAAGGTGCAGTAAGCGAGGGGTTTGTGTGGCGGTTGAAGAATGAGGACGCGAGAGGAGTGCTGAACTCTTGGTTACCAAACATGGCACCCCGCTGACGTGGGCAAAGCTTAACCTTACTTTCTCTTGGCCTTGGCTATGGCCCATGGGAGTGTGGGAGCTGCGTTCGGTTCCCGTTTTAACTTTTACGATTTGTTCAGTAATTGAACTAGACTTTTAAAAAAAGGTTGGCCATGATTTTTAGTATTCTTTATTGATTATCAATATATATGCCGGCTCAAGGTTTTAGAGAGATTTAGGCTAATTTTAATGTTTGGacctgtaacacccggctttaaggaacaaagccagatgcatctcatacatgcgccaagaagacaacatatataataacagagtgtatagagataaatgtcacaaaacatcagagtatttattacatagcggaagacttattacaaaataaaagaataaacataaaacgaacaaaggatcgttggcgccaatgtcaactgagaaacgccacctagatcagatcatactcctcgccttgtggctcctcctgaaccacctgctcttctcctgtgggggggtgtgagacagcaagagtgagctcacatacgttcatcgctcaacaagtcgtggggaataatgtgacttgaactcaccaaaggtgggagcccataaagtgtaaggcttatcaaagagaatggttacagctgagcattgcttttaagtagttggtcaaaattttattagcagttactaagtgtaagtaaataccaaaccttaagtaaagtaatagaacaaaattaataataaacccatgcatatgcaaatgacaaaattgaatttaagttccataatttaatcatcagagagtcctgagctgctcatgaccgtgagctcggctagtataccagttttacactctgcagaggttgtaccctttacccacaagtcatgctacccatcagccaaggggtcgcgaatcccatacacctctacctaggaagcgcggcagggcaacactacgaggcctttacaaagttccactagcttccgaaaacccgctacagtttataggaagttccaatgcagggttcttgcctgaccgtcatcgcagcaaaatcaagcaaggacctccctacactgaccactcccctactgcccttgcccctttcgggtaaggtagtcttccactagctttcctaattaatcagccaagggcgtccaattaaacccttgtggtggcacatgttactcaagttaagctctatgttccaattaacattaatgatctcaacatgaacataaatagaataacaaaaagaattggaacatataggtaataaatgattatcccaaaaccaggtaaagcattagcaaactacccaagtgaatccggggtaaacaaggtaatgggataaacaatctagggtgacctattgggtcccatcaaaattaacctatgcatggataaatgatattaaagaacattattgggtaaaatgtggtcaagggcacaacttgccttcaatgagctcctgctcagctacttccacCTGCTGCCCACCAgggtcctcagcaacgggctcttctactcgccacaatacaaacaagcacagtgtatatagagaaattaacattacaccaaacatataaataaaatacacagtaataatctacatattaaaataaaatcctaggaacaggaatcataatttttggagttatagaatttaagttatggattttcaaaggttttatgtgtttaaaatgggattaagtgaggaattgattttcttactgttttcatgtcaaaacagagactctagatggTAGAGAATAAtaatacaaaatttttggaactggaatggagtaatttg of Zea mays cultivar B73 chromosome 8, Zm-B73-REFERENCE-NAM-5.0, whole genome shotgun sequence contains these proteins:
- the LOC100304440 gene encoding uncharacterized protein LOC100304440 — encoded protein: MASSACLLQASTAFAPRFSLPSRPQPPLHLRLRGSPNRRRGISLTASSAASPEVEKESSPSSSPQESLSAVADSVKVLKVAAKTRKVPAPEILSALSKIKKAKLDTSAFFETLGGTESPGRTWMLIFTAKGRLEKGQYFPVTAVQRFDAAGKRIENGIYLGPIGCLTFEGRLSWKKKILAFIFERVRIKVGPFGPLEISLGSGDGGREPSTKDPFFVWFYVDEEIAVAQGRGGGVAYWCRCQRVP